One Bermanella sp. WJH001 genomic region harbors:
- a CDS encoding transposase — MPKPRKEQICLEATPYYHCVSRCVRKAYLCGIDINTNESYEHRRGWLENELIKQAQIFSIDIAAYAIMSNHYHVVLHINKEVADNWSFDEVIDRWHQLYKGNALSQRFRSGIALSEAEIDKLYEYMELWRERLMDISWFMRRLNEFVSRQANNEDNCTGRFWEGRFKSQALLDEKALAACLAYVDLNPVRACMANTPETSEFTSIKQRAVKAKAAHSSNHPNQQVKSLMPFAGNPKQEMPFGLPFKLTDYLELVELTGRMIRDDKRGSISNTLPSILELLNIEPDNWLKLTTSFESNFKDLVGNPTALGKAIELLDRKRRPNLKNCQTLLT, encoded by the coding sequence ATGCCAAAACCAAGGAAAGAACAAATCTGTTTAGAAGCCACGCCTTATTACCACTGTGTTTCTCGCTGTGTACGCAAAGCTTATTTATGTGGCATTGATATTAATACCAATGAAAGTTATGAACATCGCCGTGGCTGGCTTGAAAATGAGTTAATCAAACAAGCACAAATATTTTCAATTGATATTGCGGCCTATGCGATTATGTCGAATCACTATCACGTTGTTTTACATATCAACAAAGAAGTAGCCGATAACTGGTCTTTTGATGAGGTGATAGATCGTTGGCATCAACTTTATAAAGGTAACGCACTTAGCCAGCGTTTTCGATCAGGTATTGCTTTGTCAGAAGCTGAAATCGATAAACTTTATGAATACATGGAATTATGGCGTGAACGTTTAATGGATATCAGTTGGTTTATGCGGCGTTTAAATGAATTTGTTTCGCGCCAAGCTAATAATGAAGATAACTGCACGGGTCGTTTTTGGGAAGGCCGTTTTAAATCTCAAGCCTTACTCGATGAAAAGGCATTAGCCGCATGTTTAGCCTATGTAGATTTAAACCCTGTTAGAGCTTGTATGGCTAATACCCCTGAAACATCTGAATTTACGTCAATCAAACAACGAGCAGTGAAAGCTAAAGCCGCACATTCGTCTAATCACCCTAACCAACAAGTGAAATCTTTAATGCCGTTTGCAGGTAACCCTAAACAAGAAATGCCGTTTGGTTTACCATTTAAATTAACGGATTATTTAGAGCTGGTTGAGCTGACTGGACGAATGATTCGGGATGATAAGCGTGGCAGTATTTCAAATACATTACCGTCTATTTTAGAGCTTTTGAACATAGAGCCAGATAACTGGTTAAAATTAACCACGTCATTTGAATCGAATTTTAAAGATTTAGTTGGCAACCCCACTGCTTTAGGCAAAGCAATCGAGTTGCTTGATCGTAAGCGGCGACCTAACCTCAAAAACTGCCAAACCTTACTTACGTAA
- the asd gene encoding archaetidylserine decarboxylase (Phosphatidylserine decarboxylase is synthesized as a single chain precursor. Generation of the pyruvoyl active site from a Ser is coupled to cleavage of a Gly-Ser bond between the larger (beta) and smaller (alpha chains). It is an integral membrane protein.) has protein sequence MNKNALFVLSQYIIPQHTLSRIVGWFASTKIEFIKSTFIKKFAAKYDVNMSEAKIEDLDQFENFNDFFTRELKDGARPIADAKLVSPADGAVSQLGKIELGRCFQAKGRDFSVVELLGGDNQRATPYMNGEFATIYLSPKDYHRVHMPCAGTLKETVYVPGDLFSVNPATAEGVDGLFARNERLVCMFDTEFGPMAMVLVGAMIVAGIETVWSGQVCPLPKQAQVQNYSQGEIKLEKGAEMGRFKLGSTVILCFPEDTVKFLDEIKASSPLMMGQAIA, from the coding sequence GTGAATAAAAACGCACTATTTGTTTTAAGCCAATACATCATCCCGCAACATACTTTAAGTCGTATTGTTGGTTGGTTTGCCAGTACCAAAATAGAGTTTATTAAAAGCACGTTCATTAAAAAATTCGCGGCAAAATATGACGTGAACATGAGCGAAGCAAAAATTGAAGACCTAGATCAATTTGAAAATTTTAATGACTTTTTTACCCGTGAACTAAAAGATGGCGCGCGCCCAATTGCCGATGCCAAACTGGTTAGCCCAGCTGACGGTGCGGTCAGTCAACTTGGTAAAATTGAATTAGGTCGTTGCTTTCAAGCCAAAGGTCGTGACTTTAGCGTAGTGGAATTATTAGGCGGCGATAACCAACGCGCTACCCCATACATGAATGGTGAATTTGCCACCATTTATTTAAGCCCAAAAGATTACCACCGCGTGCACATGCCATGTGCCGGCACACTAAAAGAAACCGTTTATGTACCGGGTGATTTATTCAGTGTGAACCCAGCCACCGCCGAAGGGGTGGATGGTTTGTTTGCACGTAACGAACGCTTAGTGTGTATGTTTGATACCGAGTTTGGCCCAATGGCCATGGTGCTGGTGGGTGCCATGATCGTAGCGGGTATCGAAACCGTATGGTCTGGTCAGGTATGCCCACTACCAAAACAAGCTCAAGTACAAAACTATTCACAAGGTGAAATCAAATTAGAAAAAGGCGCAGAAATGGGCCGCTTTAAATTAGGCTCAACCGTGATTCTGTGTTTCCCAGAAGATACGGTTAAATTCTTAGATGAAATTAAAGCCTCTTCACCGTTGATGATGGGCCAAGCCATTGCTTAA
- a CDS encoding rhodanese-like domain-containing protein, which yields MTLPLIIEPSQLVSELDQGKLLILDLGKAETYSAAHIPGAIHVPPSHIQLGVPPAPGLLPTKEQLSLLFGRLGLTPDTHVVVYDDDGGPWAGRMIWVLDAIGHKHYSFLNGGIHAWLAQQCPVQSKANEAQPSDYQVTQIDESVTIDKTQLLQAISDNSIEIWDARSFAEYTGEKAVSARGGHLPGAKSYEFTRALDTQADLVLRDLDAVKQELNELGITGEKTIVTHCQTHRRSGLTYVICKQLGWPVKAYAGSWSEWGNDPNTPIETCQ from the coding sequence ATGACGCTGCCACTCATCATTGAACCCAGCCAACTGGTCAGTGAGCTGGATCAAGGGAAGTTATTGATTTTAGATCTGGGCAAAGCTGAAACCTACTCAGCTGCGCATATTCCAGGTGCTATCCATGTTCCTCCTAGCCACATTCAACTGGGCGTGCCACCTGCCCCAGGTTTATTACCCACCAAAGAGCAATTGAGTTTATTGTTTGGTCGCTTGGGTTTAACCCCAGATACTCACGTAGTTGTATATGACGATGATGGTGGCCCATGGGCGGGTCGAATGATCTGGGTGCTCGATGCCATTGGTCATAAACATTACAGTTTTTTAAATGGTGGTATTCACGCTTGGCTTGCCCAACAGTGCCCAGTTCAAAGCAAAGCCAATGAAGCGCAGCCTAGCGATTATCAGGTGACACAGATTGATGAGAGTGTGACGATTGATAAAACGCAATTGCTACAAGCGATCAGTGATAACAGCATCGAAATATGGGATGCTCGTTCTTTTGCAGAATACACAGGCGAAAAAGCCGTTAGTGCCCGTGGCGGTCATCTACCTGGTGCAAAAAGCTACGAGTTCACCCGCGCTTTAGATACACAAGCGGATTTAGTTCTGCGTGATTTGGATGCAGTGAAACAAGAATTAAATGAATTGGGCATCACAGGTGAAAAAACCATTGTGACCCATTGCCAAACACACCGCCGTTCAGGTTTAACTTATGTGATATGTAAGCAATTAGGCTGGCCGGTTAAAGCATATGCAGGTTCATGGAGCGAATGGGGTAATGACCCAAACACTCCCATCGAAACCTGCCAATAA
- a CDS encoding GAF domain-containing protein — translation MEAKTIKGARAWLELATSAQLPILKVSAQLLTKQIKSGASLADMAHTIERDPALCLHLFLAANRKNPNPDTAILNLNHVMTMLGMQGVIHYIKQAPKMTLHKSDAMQKGYLQAQAVSTLAGTLVEHWAKQTHSGSGEKLKWATILAGAPTWYMWHVGYSKMLESQYLIQHDFKASAKVETSVFGCLLEDIYRMIGRQIQLPELSQQILERAQWPSLRHWGQILSQHHMRLSDDDHVLRHLKSKPSTIMLLLSHLAQQVQNGWMSHRALRSQRALAHLSGLELTQVTAQNHQLAIKMSRQLMVEQVLPPAVSLLWPQSRINDPAWVRPVYKCWFDVPTDQPAKVKKAQPLKPAERVLKLTEIPPRTVNKKVIVEALSHLNKEISDFDEIHNIFLSCNKALNQGIGMRRGFICILNKTGDCLRPVYCFGIDSSDPLRSLKIDLKDNRLFEKLVAKKASFKVDRANSEQALNMLTTDTASTLGSQNFMIMSLFSTNRPVGVVYADVSNGEQPISDQEYKAFKTVCQSTSHALERYKLSR, via the coding sequence ATGGAAGCAAAAACCATAAAAGGGGCACGAGCTTGGCTTGAATTGGCCACATCAGCGCAACTGCCTATCTTAAAAGTCTCTGCCCAACTGCTCACAAAGCAAATTAAATCTGGGGCGTCTCTTGCAGATATGGCACATACCATAGAGCGAGACCCTGCTTTGTGCCTGCATTTATTTTTAGCGGCTAATCGTAAGAATCCCAACCCAGATACCGCTATTTTGAATTTAAATCACGTCATGACCATGCTGGGTATGCAAGGGGTGATACATTACATCAAACAAGCCCCTAAAATGACCCTGCACAAGAGTGATGCCATGCAAAAGGGCTATTTGCAAGCACAAGCCGTGAGCACATTGGCAGGCACGTTAGTCGAGCATTGGGCTAAACAAACCCACAGTGGTTCTGGTGAAAAATTAAAATGGGCCACCATATTAGCCGGGGCACCCACTTGGTATATGTGGCATGTGGGTTATAGCAAGATGCTAGAAAGTCAGTACTTAATACAACATGACTTTAAAGCCAGTGCCAAGGTAGAAACCAGTGTGTTCGGTTGTTTGCTTGAAGATATTTACCGCATGATAGGGCGACAAATTCAGTTACCAGAACTTTCGCAACAAATATTAGAACGTGCCCAGTGGCCTAGTTTGCGTCATTGGGGGCAAATTTTAAGTCAACACCATATGCGCTTAAGTGATGATGACCATGTGTTGCGTCATTTAAAAAGCAAACCCAGCACAATTATGTTGCTGTTAAGTCATCTGGCGCAGCAGGTACAAAATGGATGGATGAGTCATCGAGCCTTGCGCAGTCAACGGGCGCTTGCCCATTTAAGTGGTTTAGAACTGACTCAAGTAACGGCACAGAATCACCAGTTAGCCATTAAGATGAGTCGCCAGCTAATGGTTGAGCAAGTATTGCCTCCTGCGGTTTCATTGTTGTGGCCACAATCACGCATTAATGATCCAGCTTGGGTCAGGCCGGTTTATAAATGTTGGTTTGATGTGCCAACAGATCAGCCTGCTAAGGTTAAAAAAGCGCAGCCTCTCAAGCCCGCAGAACGGGTTTTAAAATTAACAGAGATTCCACCAAGAACGGTCAATAAAAAAGTAATTGTAGAAGCCCTGTCTCATCTTAATAAAGAGATTTCAGATTTTGACGAAATCCATAATATCTTTTTAAGTTGCAATAAAGCGCTGAATCAAGGCATTGGCATGAGGCGAGGATTTATTTGCATATTAAACAAAACAGGGGACTGCTTACGCCCTGTTTATTGTTTTGGCATCGACAGTTCAGACCCATTACGCAGTCTCAAAATTGACCTTAAAGACAATCGTTTATTTGAGAAATTAGTGGCCAAAAAAGCAAGTTTTAAAGTGGACCGCGCTAATTCAGAACAAGCCTTGAACATGCTAACAACAGATACCGCAAGCACACTAGGCAGCCAAAACTTTATGATCATGTCATTGTTTTCCACTAATCGCCCTGTGGGTGTGGTGTACGCGGATGTTAGCAATGGCGAGCAACCCATCAGTGATCAAGAATACAAAGCCTTTAAAACCGTCTGTCAAAGTACCAGTCACGCCCTTGAGCGATATAAATTGTCCCGATAA
- the motA gene encoding flagellar motor stator protein MotA, with protein sequence MLFIVGLIVVCASVVFGYIGSHGVLAALWQPYEFLIILGAGIGAHIISNPSAVHIDTFKQLPQVITGGKANKAMYMDCLSLIYDILNKSRKEGMMSIEGDVENPQQSGVFSKYPAIQNNHALADFIADYFRLIAAGNMQAHELDALMDMEIDSRLHELTGPATAVQKIADAMPGFGIVAAVLGIVITMGAIDGPMEELGRHIAAALVGTFSGILFGYGFFGPIASKMEHNAHEEIKLYESAKATIVASVNGLPPQLAVEFGRKVLFAHGRPSFNELESKVRGR encoded by the coding sequence ATGTTATTCATAGTTGGTTTAATAGTAGTGTGTGCCAGTGTGGTCTTCGGCTACATTGGCAGCCATGGTGTGCTTGCCGCGCTTTGGCAGCCCTATGAGTTTTTGATCATATTAGGGGCCGGTATTGGTGCCCACATAATAAGTAACCCCAGCGCGGTTCACATTGATACCTTTAAGCAGCTCCCTCAGGTCATCACCGGCGGCAAAGCCAATAAAGCCATGTACATGGATTGTTTGAGCTTAATCTACGACATTCTTAATAAAAGCCGTAAAGAAGGCATGATGTCCATCGAGGGGGATGTGGAAAACCCCCAACAAAGCGGTGTGTTCTCTAAGTACCCTGCTATTCAAAACAATCACGCCTTGGCCGACTTTATTGCTGATTACTTCCGCCTCATCGCCGCCGGTAATATGCAAGCCCACGAGCTAGACGCGTTAATGGATATGGAGATCGACTCTCGCCTGCATGAACTAACCGGCCCAGCAACCGCCGTACAAAAAATCGCAGACGCCATGCCCGGCTTTGGTATCGTGGCGGCGGTTTTAGGTATCGTGATCACCATGGGGGCCATTGATGGCCCCATGGAAGAATTAGGCCGCCACATTGCAGCGGCATTGGTGGGGACGTTCTCAGGTATCTTATTTGGTTACGGCTTCTTTGGTCCTATTGCCAGTAAAATGGAGCACAATGCCCACGAAGAGATCAAACTCTATGAGTCCGCCAAAGCCACCATTGTTGCTTCGGTAAATGGTCTACCGCCTCAGTTGGCCGTGGAGTTTGGCCGCAAAGTGTTATTTGCCCATGGCAGGCCTAGTTTTAACGAACTCGAATCAAAAGTTCGGGGCCGTTAA
- the motB gene encoding flagellar motor protein MotB has product MDKFDQQSIVIKRIKKGSHGHHGGAWKVALADFAMAMMALFLILWLINSSNEEEIAAVAGYFNDPAAYEDGKKVPSKWVIDLGGSPSVQNNVATSQTVDPTQVLQAEEIESAAEAIEQARLESMEAEFKEKINDSATLSPYKDQLKVDITSEGLRIQIVDKTNRPMFDPGSSRLKYYAEDILYELAPILVSVPNRVSITGHTDSSGSANVWDAGNWELSASRANAARRALGDAGLPEPKIAQVVGMGDKAHFNIEDPTDPINRRIAIVVLNKRSDKAIASRAGGYNADKDAQDVEGDLGEADKERDEAVSKTGSLLQELQERSEDTKQYDQPPPDVQDDAFW; this is encoded by the coding sequence ATGGATAAGTTTGACCAACAAAGCATTGTCATCAAACGTATTAAAAAAGGCAGCCATGGTCATCATGGTGGCGCGTGGAAAGTAGCGCTTGCTGACTTTGCCATGGCCATGATGGCCCTGTTTTTAATTTTGTGGTTAATCAACTCATCCAACGAAGAAGAAATTGCCGCCGTTGCCGGTTACTTTAATGACCCTGCCGCCTATGAAGACGGCAAAAAAGTACCCAGCAAATGGGTCATTGATTTAGGCGGTAGCCCATCGGTACAAAACAACGTGGCCACCAGCCAAACCGTTGACCCTACTCAAGTGTTACAAGCCGAAGAAATAGAAAGCGCCGCAGAAGCCATAGAACAAGCACGGCTTGAATCCATGGAAGCGGAATTCAAAGAAAAAATAAACGACAGTGCGACCCTTAGCCCTTACAAAGATCAGTTGAAAGTCGACATCACCAGCGAGGGGTTACGTATTCAAATTGTGGATAAAACCAATCGCCCCATGTTTGACCCAGGCTCATCACGGCTAAAATATTACGCTGAAGATATTCTGTATGAGCTGGCACCCATTCTTGTATCTGTGCCTAACCGAGTGTCTATTACAGGCCATACCGATAGCAGCGGTAGCGCTAATGTTTGGGATGCAGGTAACTGGGAATTATCCGCCAGCCGTGCTAACGCAGCCCGTCGTGCCCTTGGGGATGCTGGTTTGCCCGAACCTAAAATTGCACAAGTTGTGGGCATGGGTGACAAAGCCCACTTTAACATTGAAGATCCAACTGATCCCATCAATCGCCGTATTGCCATTGTGGTATTAAATAAACGCAGCGATAAAGCCATAGCTTCTCGTGCCGGCGGTTATAACGCCGACAAAGATGCGCAAGATGTGGAAGGCGACTTAGGTGAAGCCGACAAAGAACGTGATGAAGCCGTGAGTAAAACCGGCAGCTTACTGCAAGAGCTGCAAGAGCGCAGCGAAGACACCAAGCAATACGATCAACCACCACCGGATGTTCAAGATGATGCTTTCTGGTAA
- a CDS encoding FecR family protein — protein MMLSGKHTITLTLLLLLTFAQITKAEPVAKAILITPSVLAKSADAPAREIQLGGDIHSHDTLTSGENARAILRFNEGTMLTMGGNTQMKIEDFIFSDNKKQARFEFLKGAFRIVTGAITKTSNPNFSVNTPIGSIGVRGTDFWGGNLSNDESIDVVLLESEHTVEVSNQYGKVVLTQKGEGTTLLPNKPPLSPRKWPQEKLNRAFKTIATE, from the coding sequence ATGATGCTTTCTGGTAAACACACCATCACGCTGACGCTACTGCTGCTCTTAACCTTTGCTCAAATAACAAAGGCAGAACCCGTTGCAAAGGCCATTTTAATTACCCCAAGTGTGTTGGCTAAATCTGCCGACGCCCCTGCGCGCGAGATACAACTCGGTGGCGATATTCATTCACATGACACCTTAACCAGTGGTGAAAATGCGCGAGCTATTTTACGCTTTAACGAAGGCACCATGCTCACAATGGGTGGTAATACTCAGATGAAAATTGAAGACTTTATCTTCAGTGATAATAAAAAACAGGCGCGTTTTGAATTTCTCAAAGGGGCCTTCCGAATAGTCACTGGCGCCATCACCAAAACATCCAATCCGAATTTCTCCGTTAACACGCCCATAGGCTCTATTGGCGTAAGAGGGACTGATTTTTGGGGCGGCAATTTAAGCAATGATGAAAGTATTGATGTGGTGTTACTTGAAAGCGAACACACAGTAGAAGTCAGCAATCAATACGGCAAAGTGGTATTAACTCAAAAAGGGGAAGGCACCACACTGCTACCAAATAAACCGCCACTGTCGCCACGAAAATGGCCGCAAGAAAAACTCAATCGCGCATTCAAAACCATTGCCACTGAGTAA